A DNA window from Octopus bimaculoides isolate UCB-OBI-ISO-001 chromosome 12, ASM119413v2, whole genome shotgun sequence contains the following coding sequences:
- the LOC106870128 gene encoding MICOS complex subunit Mic10 gives MSKEAASEKVLGLKFDQCVSDLMIKTATGLGLGIIFSVTLFKRRPWPVAFGIGAGLGMAYSNCQNEFKHPLQSPGRYVKVERKEST, from the exons ATGTCTAAAGAAGCTGCATCAGAGAAAGTCCTTGGTCTGAAGTTTGACCAGTGTGTCTCTGATCTTATGATCAAAACAG CAACTGGTCTAGGATTGGGAATTATTTTTTCTGTGACATTGTTTAAGC GTCGCCCATGGCCTGTGGCTTTTGGAATTGGTGCTGGTCTTGGAATGGCTTATTCTAACTGCCAAAACGAATTCAAACATCCTCTACAATCTCCCGGCCGTTATGTGAAG GTTGAGAGAAAAGAATCGACGTAG